ggggccgGCCGGggggacctcgccggcgccgttgactcCCTTCTAccagccggcgaggcgggcggcgtcTTGTTGGGGCGGTGGCGAGATGGGCAcgcgaggcgagcggcggcggcggaatgcgcgaggaggagaggaatggGAGGAAAAAGTTAGGGTTAATGAtgtgcacgaatcttaaagcatgTCTAACggtccaaaatttgaaagattTGAGGTGGGATTTTCAGTTCATAGATATATACAGTCCCTAAAAATTAAGATGTATTTAgatatgacatatcatttaataaatatgcaagttaaattttaacttttacaTGTCGCaactgaaaaaacaaatttgactgagAATAAAACGCCCGTACGTTTACATGGACGTGAGGGTGTTCGAGGCAATGCTCCGTTACATCTACAAAGATTCGTTGTCGGAGATGAACGATGATGAAGTGGCAGCCATGGCACAGCGAACAGGTATGACCCGGAGAGGCTGAAGCAGATCTGGGAGGACACGCTGTGCAGCCACGTCAACGCCAGCACAGCATCACTGTGATGGCCTCATGGAGGCTTGCTTGGAATTCCTTGAGAGCTGTCCTGTTGATCTGGATTTGATGTGAGATGGCTGCCAATCTTGCTGTTTGATCTGGATTTGGGAGCAGCATATATgagttcatttttatttttcaagcaTTTCAGATGTGTGCATTTGCTAATCCCTGAACAGACTTAACTTGTATATAGCATGGTTAGTAGTCTTGTATAAGGCTGACAAGGCATGCCATGCTCAGTTGCTCACTAGTCACTCGCAAGTGAaacttagtaaaaaaaaaaagaagttgtgGCATTCATCTGTATATCAACTCCTTTCAGCTTGATGTCAAAAAAACACTCCTTTCAGCTTCGATGTTTCAATGATAAGAGCTTCAGAGAACAATTCCAGCTTTATCCCTGACAAAACAAGAATTTTGTTTCTACTTATTAAACCGGTAAGCGTTTACCACTGTCCGATAACAACTCTGATACATGGCGACTTCGATTAATTAATCAACAGCGTTCTACAAATTTTGGTCTATCTCAATAATGTTCTAAAAATTTCGTACACCAAAGTTACACTGTTCAATTTATACAAGAGCATGGTTGAGAACTTGGGATTCCCTTGAGGACAATGGCCAAAATTCTCATGTTAAAAAACTGAGCAATAAACTTTGATGCTCTCGGTTTTGCTGTAAAATGTGCCATGGCAGACACCATGAACCAGAATGTAGGGCCTTGTTGCCTGATCATAAAAATCTCAAGATATGCATGccgtcttcgataaattctggAGCAAACGGGTAAAAAAAGGTCGGCTCGGAGAGATAAAGGTAGAGCGAGAGGCCTGGATTCTGAAAATAagtgaagaagaaaaataaggcTGAGTTACCCCTACTCAGCTGACATTGGATCTATCGGACCAAAATCCTTCAGTGGCCAAACCTATGAAATAGCAATATTGTCAATGCTCTAATGACCTGAAGGCAAAACTCAATAGTAAAATTAGTAATGACATTCTAGGGGGGAATGAAGAATGGCCCCCAATCCCTGTGTTGATGCGGTTCCATTGGGCTGATGCACTATATAAATAGTAGCAAAACATGGTTTCTGAATCTGAAACCTTTGGTTGCTATAATGAACATCAACAAGTAGTAATTTCAAGCAAGACTTCATGGTCCACACCAAATTAGTTATGTGAACTTTAAGTATTAACTTTATGCCTTACCAATCAAATGATGATAGCATGTTGCTATGTGAACTTTGAATGAAGAAACAAAATGTCATTTTCAAGGTACACAAATGATTAACAGACAAAATAGCAAGGTCACTGAAATGAATTCTTTTCCCAATTAAAACTAACACCCTTCCTACTTGGCTTTAATTACAAGTACTGTGCTAAGTCATACAGTTGAACAAATCTACAGTACTCCAGAAACCTTGTACGTAATTATCTCAGCTATTTCAAAAAAACCTCAGCAAGTACCTTTCAAGTAGAAAACATTTGGTGTATTTAGGCCAAATACCGCCAACAAAATGAACGCGGCCCTGATCGGGGCTCGCTAGTTCAAATTGAGCACAAAACTGAAATCTAACTCTGTTTAGAACTGATAGAATCAGAGTTGTACTCAAAGGTATCCAGAGCTTTTAAAGTTCAGTGGGCAGCATATAGGTGCTTTGCCCAGAGTTGTCCTAGACACGGTGTAAAAATTCATCTGACTCATCACCAATTATTACCATATATGGGCACTTGCCTTGAGGCATTTAAAATGCAGAGTACTTAATTCATAGCAGCTCACCAGTTGAACATATAGGAACAATATTCTAAAACTATAATCTAAGAAAAGATGTACAATGTGTTTGCTAAAGATGacaataaaattttaatttttgtgagTTACCCAGATTGTTGTAATTGAGTATAGCAACAAGAAGCAAATGAAGCACTTGAGACTACATGCTGTTTACCATTACTACACATATTCACATCCTAGAGTAAAGCTTTTATTAACCCTAAAGTTTTTAACAATCATTGGTTGCTTACACAAAATCTcatgatataaaaaaattggcatCTAATTAGATGCAAAATCGAATCAAGGATGAgatttcagtggcatataaaggAACCATAATATAGAGGAAATGAGATTACCCGACAAAAGATCTTCCCTGTAATTAGACCATAAGGGACAGGTCCAAACTGTCTTGAATCTCTAGAAGCATAAATATTATCACCCTGCACCCAGACATGGCCTTTTGGTACCTATAAGTAAACATCATCCAAATTAAGAGCATCACAAGATGGTATGTCTGAAAAGGTAGTCAACTAGTCACTATAAAAAGAATTGAAAATCATATAAAGCATGGAGCTTGCCATGTTCAAAATCAGTTATGTTATTGATTGCTATTTCAAACATAAGAAATGTATCTTCTGACTGAATAATAGTCTCAGCATCCTGTCGTACATATGTTATTCGATCATATAAGCAGTGAACTAGTGGTTGTCTTTCGGTGTTAGTCCAATGCCAAAAATTGCACATAAAGCGAAACATGAAGTCACCGGTCATACCATGGGGACCATAAAACACAGCGTTCCACTCATTGTGGAGACAATCAGTGTGCCTCTCAAGTATCTATTGttcaaatgaagaaaaaaaaatgtctgacAGCGAGCCAGGATTGTTTGGTTTAAGGCATAGGCCACACACCCTCACCACCGAATTGTGAACTCTTAATCATGAAACATAAGTTCATCCCTTTATTTTCACATGTGTACTGATGCTCGAGCAACTTAAGGCTATACTCTTGAAGTACACTACTACTGAGCATTCTCGAAATCTACATTTATTAGCATTGGTACCGACCAAATCTGGTATCAAGTGGTAAGCAATGACCTGAGGaagcctttcttttttttctctttttaacaAAGGGCAGGAAGCATATCCTCTAGTGTTAGTTTGCATTATAGCAGAGAAAGATAAATTCTACTACTAATCTTTTGCAACACAAGAGAGGATCAAACCAAATCTAGCTAACTGAAACAGAAACTGAAGAACCTAACACCAGATTAACCCAAGCTACTCACCACGACGGTCTTGGAGGCGTCGCTGTTGCCGGGGTCGACGAGGAACGTGACGGCGTCGCCCTCCATCCCGACGACGCGCTTGACGACCGCCTTGCGCGGGTCCTCCGGCGAGACGAGGAGCACGgcgtcgccgctcgccacccGCCCGAGCCGCGCACTCACCCGGTCCACCGCCACCACGTCCCCCGCCAGGTTCATCGCCGGCAGCATGCTCGGGCCCATCACCTGCGCCGACGCCAAGAGCCCCACAGAACGCGGGTGGGGATCAAGccagagcagagcagagagagagagagaggaagaggagacgcGGGCGAAGTACAGTACCAGCGCGAAGGAGCAGACGTGGGCGTTGACGACGTGGACGGCGCAGACGGCCTGCGCGACGAGGAAGACGCGGGAGAAGGCTTCCCCGGCGATCTCCCTCCACGGGATCCCGCCGAGGCGCCGCGCTAACccggacatggcggcggcggcgaggagagctcgggagagttttttttttttttgttttttttttttgggagaggTAGGGAGAGTTCTGGGAGAAAAGACGAGTAGTACGTCTTTGGACCTGGGCCATGGAAGCCCACAGAAATGGGCCGGCTTTAGACCTACTTATTATACGAATAAGTTTACTTCAGGCCTCTTTATTTTGAGGTCGAGTTTGAATCACACTGTTGAACCATAGTACCGGATTCGACGTATCCCTCAGAAGTTTCAGCTGACGGAGCTGCTGCGGAAAAGAAAACCATAGTTTGAGCCCTAAGGTATGGCCGGTGACTTGAGATACACTTATGTTATTGATTGTTACGTAAGCCgcggaaaagaaaaatcaataacATAACGGTGAAATCGAGTTCCAATCAGGATTTTGAGAGGATATTGCGGCGCAAGACGACGAGGGAGCTCGACGAGGCAGCACCGCCACCATCGCTCGCGCGGCTCAGGAGAGAGGAGTCAAAGCGACAGCTCGAGCTTAGTGACGTCACCTCCCAGCACCTTCCCGTTGACCACACACGCCCTTCTCCTAGTCGGTCCTCACATGAGAaagatggggaagagagagggagaggggagaaagaATGACTTATCGCTGAAATGTGAGGATGCATGGGTTCCATGCTAACTCAGTCAGATTAACCACAATCGACTCATTATGTCATCCAAAACCAGGCATAACACTGACCTGGGGCCTCGGGTAATATGCTATTATAATTTGAGGATGTGTTATATCTAGTATTGCGGTTGAAAGATATGATTCAAACTTGATGTCAAAataagggacctaaagtgaccTTATTGCCTTATTATACGGTCTGTATTGCATATCAGGCCGTCAAGCCATCTTTATCCCTTCTTTATGGACCGAAATGTAGATGGGCCTAATCATAAGCTGAGTCAGCTAGTACTTAATTGGCTTGAAACAAGAAACAACCGTTCCGGAAACGTTTCAAATCAAAGTTAAAACTTTTTTTGATGAGTTCAAGTTGCTTTATAAAGACCAATCAGTATTTAAAACATGTCTATGAGCAGAGGGAGAGAGACTGGAACTCGATTTCACTTTTCTCTTTTAAGGAAATGTATTATACAGTTTCGGTAGAGTAGACAGTTTCTtggcatgaaaagaaaaatatacatACAGATATCGTTAATTGAGAGCAaggtaaaatttaaaaaaaaaatgcgcATACAGCAATACAATATGACACCGACATGATACGATGATAGTAACAGAGGGAACCATCCAAATACCAAAGGTCGtttccatatctctaaaaatgcagaaaaacattatatatatgttctagatatatatatatagccagcATCCAGCGAAGAGAAGATTACTAGATTGGCAAATAACAAAGGTAGAAAAGGAGAGGTTCAGGTAAGGCTTCATCTACTATATGTATAAGGGGGTGGAGGGGTCATCATCATCCTCCTTGGTCATACAGAGGCAGGCAGGCAATGGTGGTGGTCTGCTTCATGGGGGGTCAGGTACTCAGGTCACTCTAGTAGAAGACGGCGTTGGCACTCTGGTAGCCGCCGTCGTAGATGGCCTGGCTGGCTCCGGCGCCCATCCCCATGGCGGCAGCCTGCTTTAGGGCGGCGTGCTGACTCATCAGGGCCGGGTTCGCTGCCATCTTGCTCAGCGCCAGGGTGCGCTCGTAGGCTAGGAGGTCGGTCGCCGACATGCCAGGATTGAATGGTGCTGGTGCCGGAGGGGGTAGGGGCGCGGATGCTGTCCCTGGTGGAGTTGGCTTGCTTCCCCAGGAACACTGCAAGTAGGAAcaagattaaagtttagctgaATTGCAAGAGCCATAACTAGACTACATCCTCTCCTTACGATAAAAACTCAGTGAAAACATAACTTGCGGAGGTAAATGCCAATGAAATTCAGAATGTTCCAATTATTGATGTTTTGCAAGTATTTCTGGTATGCTCTCTAATAAGCATGGGCATGGCAAACCATCCTTATGATTGATCTACCCAAAACACTCTTATATTAAATGTATTTATGGCTGAAATATTGAAGATGAACGTACCTTGATCTGCCTACCGCCAATAAGTTGTCCATTACCAGTCTGAATTGCTAGAGCAGCTTCTTCATGGGTGCTGTAACGCACAAAGCCAAAACCTTTATCACGCGTTACACGCACCTCCTCAATTGAACCAACCCCAAGTGAATGGAAAAATCTGTGCACATCATTGCTGTTGACCTAGTAAATATAAGAGGCAGAAACGTTACTGGTATGgaaaaacaacaaaatacagcacaaaacaaaaagaaatttgTTTCAGAAATGGGAGAGGTTACATCATGAGGAAGATTGCCAACATAAACAGTCGTGTACTGTGG
The nucleotide sequence above comes from Oryza glaberrima chromosome 11, OglaRS2, whole genome shotgun sequence. Encoded proteins:
- the LOC127753656 gene encoding mitochondrial inner membrane protease subunit 1 isoform X1, translating into MSGLARRLGGIPWREIAGEAFSRVFLVAQAVCAVHVVNAHVCSFALVMGPSMLPAMNLAGDVVAVDRVSARLGRVASGDAVLLVSPEDPRKAVVKRVVGMEGDAVTFLVDPGNSDASKTVVVPKGHVWVQGDNIYASRDSRQFGPVPYGLITGKIFCRNPGLSLYLYLSEPTFFYPFAPEFIEDGMHILRFL
- the LOC127753656 gene encoding mitochondrial inner membrane protease subunit 1 isoform X2; the encoded protein is MSGLARRLGGIPWREIAGEAFSRVFLVAQAVCAVHVVNAHVCSFALVMGPSMLPAMNLAGDVVAVDRVSARLGRVASGDAVLLVSPEDPRKAVVKRVVGMEGDAVTFLVDPGNSDASKTVVVPKGHVWVQGDNIYASRDSRQFGPVPYGLITGKIFCRIKQQDWQPSHIKSRSTGQLSRNSKQASMRPSQ
- the LOC127753656 gene encoding mitochondrial inner membrane protease subunit 1 isoform X3; amino-acid sequence: MSGLARRLGGIPWREIAGEAFSRVFLVAQAVCAVHVVNAHVCSFALVMGPSMLPAMNLAGDVVAVDRVSARLGRVASGDAVLLVSPEDPRKAVVKRVVGMEGDAVTFLVDPGNSDASKTVVVPKGHVWVQGDNIYASRDSRQFGPVPYGLITGKIFCRVWPLKDFGPIDPMSAE